A single window of Paenibacillus sp. SYP-B4298 DNA harbors:
- a CDS encoding response regulator transcription factor, with translation MSEPIQRILVVDDEERIRRLLKMYLEKEGYQIEEAEDGETALRMATAFDFDLILLDVMLPGIDGIEVCSRLRQVKATPVIMLTAKGEEMNRVQGFEVGADDYVVKPFSPREVIYRVKAILRRSSATAYLTKEANSSNNIVFPHLVIEHDAHRVTAGGQEVSLTPKEYELLHYLAISPDKVFSREELLKDVWNYEFFGDLRTVDTHVKRLREKLNKVSPEAAGMITTVWGVGYKLEVPK, from the coding sequence ATGTCTGAGCCCATTCAACGTATTTTAGTGGTAGATGATGAGGAACGAATTCGCCGATTGTTGAAGATGTATCTGGAGAAGGAAGGGTATCAGATTGAAGAGGCAGAGGATGGAGAGACTGCGCTTCGTATGGCAACGGCTTTCGATTTTGACCTGATCTTGCTGGATGTGATGCTGCCAGGTATTGATGGTATTGAAGTGTGTTCCCGGTTGCGGCAAGTGAAGGCAACACCTGTTATTATGCTTACCGCCAAGGGGGAGGAGATGAATCGTGTACAAGGCTTTGAGGTAGGCGCGGATGACTATGTCGTCAAGCCCTTCAGCCCACGCGAGGTCATCTACAGGGTCAAGGCCATCCTGCGTCGCTCCTCCGCCACGGCGTATCTGACGAAGGAAGCTAACTCAAGCAACAATATTGTATTCCCACATCTCGTAATTGAACATGATGCTCACCGTGTGACTGCGGGAGGGCAGGAGGTCAGCCTGACGCCGAAGGAGTATGAGCTCCTGCACTATCTAGCCATCTCGCCGGACAAGGTATTCTCGCGGGAGGAGCTGCTGAAGGACGTATGGAATTATGAGTTCTTTGGCGACTTGCGCACGGTGGATACCCATGTGAAGCGGTTGAGAGAGAAGCTGAACAAGGTATCGCCCGAAGCAGCAGGCATGATCACAACGGTATGGGGCGTAGGCTATAAGCTAGAGGTTCCGAAGTAA
- a CDS encoding redoxin domain-containing protein, which produces MGTARKKVQVVILILVLLIGGFAIGQTLFKEKSKVPGVGDQPPGFSLFDLKGEVHSLADYKGKPLVITFWGTFCPPCIRELPEFQRQYDKWKSEGLEVLAINLSEADLPVQNYVQRLSLNFTVLRDVNRKVERMYGLRSYPTTFFVKPDGNIAEIVVAEMSEEQIQKRVEKLFEP; this is translated from the coding sequence ATGGGGACTGCCCGTAAAAAAGTGCAAGTTGTCATTCTGATTTTGGTTCTGCTGATTGGCGGGTTTGCCATTGGGCAAACCTTATTTAAGGAGAAATCGAAAGTGCCGGGAGTAGGAGATCAACCGCCCGGTTTTTCATTGTTTGATCTGAAGGGCGAAGTACATAGCCTGGCGGATTACAAGGGCAAGCCGCTCGTTATTACGTTCTGGGGAACGTTCTGTCCACCATGCATTCGCGAGCTGCCTGAGTTTCAGAGGCAGTACGACAAGTGGAAGAGCGAAGGGCTGGAAGTGCTGGCGATTAATTTAAGTGAAGCGGACCTTCCTGTGCAAAATTATGTTCAGCGGCTGAGCCTTAATTTTACGGTGCTGCGGGATGTGAATCGCAAGGTGGAGCGTATGTACGGCTTAAGGTCGTATCCTACTACCTTTTTCGTCAAGCCGGACGGTAACATAGCGGAGATCGTCGTGGCTGAGATGAGCGAGGAACAGATCCAGAAACGTGTGGAGAAGCTTTTTGAGCCCTAA
- a CDS encoding HAMP domain-containing sensor histidine kinase, which yields MLRRSVVGKLWLTIMLLVALILITLGTLLLLYVDLTFTSATNEIMMLFIITGVIGFLLTTFFAFFLITKITQPLVQLKKAADQISKGEYRTRVPIRSSDEIGELGNTFNHMASELDTIIKDLYHEKDHLSSVLRSMADAVITFDAAGRIILTNPEGQHAMEQWSKLSWSEGDQHPKQYGEVPEPLYELYRTVLREGRDLSSKVNVHDSVWSVVMAPLTSNESVRGAVVVMRNVTEEYKLEKLRRDFVANVSHEIRTPLSMLQGYSEALMDDIAASPEERQELVQVIYDESLRMSRLVKDLLDLARMEAGHIEMNFHEVELGVLIRRVTRKFQVFSKERGITLRYELPDEPMMLQAADEDRLEQVLTNLLDNALRHTPEDARIWVTAEPIAKDDKAHVRLVVKDQGRGIPREDLPYIFERFYKADKARTRAPSGGTGLGLAIVKNIVDSHGGSIHVESQINVGTTFTILLPVMPAGSKTLP from the coding sequence ATGCTGCGAAGAAGCGTTGTCGGCAAGCTATGGCTGACGATTATGTTGCTTGTCGCGCTCATATTAATTACACTTGGAACGCTGCTCCTGCTGTATGTGGATCTGACCTTTACTAGCGCAACTAACGAGATTATGATGCTGTTCATTATTACCGGCGTCATCGGGTTTTTGCTGACTACGTTTTTTGCCTTCTTTCTCATCACTAAGATCACGCAGCCACTAGTCCAACTAAAAAAGGCCGCGGATCAAATCTCTAAAGGAGAGTACCGGACAAGAGTTCCCATCCGGTCCTCGGATGAGATTGGCGAACTGGGAAATACCTTCAACCATATGGCCTCGGAGCTCGATACGATTATCAAGGATCTATACCACGAGAAGGATCATCTCTCAAGTGTGCTGCGCAGTATGGCGGATGCAGTTATTACATTCGACGCAGCCGGTAGGATTATTCTGACCAACCCCGAGGGGCAGCATGCGATGGAGCAATGGAGCAAGCTGAGCTGGTCTGAGGGTGATCAGCATCCCAAGCAATACGGTGAGGTGCCAGAACCATTATATGAACTGTACCGCACGGTTCTGCGCGAGGGGCGCGATCTGAGCAGCAAGGTTAATGTGCACGACAGTGTCTGGTCTGTCGTGATGGCGCCGCTCACCTCTAATGAGAGTGTCAGAGGGGCGGTCGTCGTCATGCGCAATGTAACAGAGGAATACAAGCTGGAGAAGCTGCGGCGCGACTTCGTGGCAAATGTATCTCACGAGATTCGCACACCGCTCTCGATGCTTCAAGGCTACAGCGAGGCGCTAATGGATGATATTGCCGCTTCCCCGGAGGAGCGCCAGGAGTTGGTACAGGTCATCTACGATGAATCGTTAAGGATGAGTCGGCTAGTGAAGGATCTGCTGGATCTGGCTCGCATGGAGGCCGGTCACATTGAGATGAACTTTCATGAGGTGGAGCTTGGTGTTCTCATTCGCAGGGTGACCCGCAAGTTTCAGGTGTTTTCCAAAGAGCGGGGCATTACATTGCGTTACGAGCTACCGGATGAACCCATGATGCTGCAGGCAGCCGATGAGGATCGTCTGGAGCAGGTGCTGACGAACCTGCTCGATAATGCACTCCGGCATACGCCTGAGGATGCGCGCATCTGGGTGACGGCTGAGCCGATAGCTAAGGATGACAAAGCTCATGTGAGGCTGGTTGTGAAGGATCAGGGGAGAGGCATACCGAGAGAAGACTTGCCCTACATCTTCGAGCGCTTCTATAAAGCCGACAAGGCACGTACTCGCGCCCCTTCAGGTGGAACGGGCCTGGGTCTGGCCATCGTCAAGAACATTGTCGATTCTCATGGCGGCTCCATTCATGTGGAGAGTCAGATCAATGTAGGCACGACCTTTACCATTCTGCTGCCGGTAATGCCGGCGGGGAGCAAGACATTGCCATAG
- the resB gene encoding cytochrome c biogenesis protein ResB — MFQNTKCECGHQNHVGTVLCESCGKPLGEELLSDEPLEMRYDGVARRSQKANPNLIDKIWSFFSSVKIAVYLIIITLLASVLGTIFTQENMLTEDPATYYEMNHGTIGKIYYMLGLSHTYNSWWYITLLVMIGTSLVICSLDRVLPLYRALSKQQIRKHLRFITRQKVVYTGPIEGSEEQFVERIAEQLKKKRYKVHTEGTALLAEKNRFSRWGPYINHIGLILFLLAVLARSIPGLHMDMYVAVPEGQTNEIEGTEYYIKNEKFTVNYYTDDELPDSLKGTARPKLYETKAVLYRCVEDCNELTKEPVLEEVARHDIVLNDPLSYEGLKAYQSGFDATPRLELVKPVLINKQTGEEFGPFELDIRNPQTTFQVGPYTLNLRSQYMEFAYGSNGEPTTLSREPNAPAYLFIITGPGLKEEGEAYLYFPNQIDKLQFNQDALNRSIADRFEIKVNGMENVKLSGAITYLNIRKDSAVPYIWIGAAISMIGLIMGFYWHHRRIWLRFDQGTLSLGAHTNKNFYGMRSEVAWVLGKAGIEVEPKSLDNGGNKT; from the coding sequence TTGTTTCAGAATACAAAATGCGAGTGCGGCCATCAAAATCATGTGGGGACTGTGCTATGTGAATCCTGCGGCAAGCCGCTTGGAGAAGAACTGCTATCAGACGAGCCGCTCGAGATGCGTTATGATGGTGTAGCAAGGCGGTCACAGAAGGCGAATCCGAATCTTATCGATAAGATATGGAGCTTCTTCTCGTCGGTCAAGATTGCTGTCTATCTGATTATAATAACGCTGTTGGCATCCGTGCTGGGCACCATCTTCACCCAGGAGAATATGTTGACCGAGGACCCGGCTACCTATTATGAGATGAACCATGGAACTATCGGCAAAATCTATTATATGCTAGGCCTGTCCCACACGTATAACTCCTGGTGGTATATTACGCTGCTCGTCATGATCGGCACCTCGCTCGTTATCTGCTCGCTCGACCGGGTGTTGCCGCTGTATCGTGCGCTGTCCAAGCAGCAGATTCGCAAGCATCTTCGTTTTATTACTCGCCAAAAAGTTGTCTATACCGGCCCCATTGAAGGCAGCGAGGAGCAGTTTGTCGAGCGGATCGCCGAGCAGTTGAAGAAGAAGCGATACAAGGTGCATACCGAGGGTACGGCGCTGCTGGCCGAGAAGAATCGGTTTAGCCGCTGGGGGCCTTACATTAACCATATCGGGCTGATCCTGTTTCTGCTGGCGGTACTGGCCAGAAGTATCCCAGGGCTGCACATGGATATGTATGTTGCTGTTCCTGAAGGCCAGACCAACGAGATCGAGGGAACCGAATATTATATTAAGAATGAAAAGTTCACGGTGAACTATTATACAGATGACGAGCTTCCCGACAGCTTGAAGGGCACTGCAAGACCCAAGCTGTATGAGACGAAGGCCGTCCTGTACCGCTGCGTGGAGGACTGTAACGAGCTGACCAAGGAGCCGGTGCTGGAGGAGGTCGCGCGTCACGATATTGTGTTAAATGATCCGCTCAGCTATGAAGGGCTGAAGGCGTACCAGTCAGGCTTTGACGCCACGCCGCGCCTGGAGTTGGTCAAGCCGGTGCTGATCAACAAGCAGACTGGGGAGGAGTTCGGTCCATTTGAGCTCGATATTCGCAATCCTCAAACAACCTTTCAGGTGGGGCCCTATACGCTGAATTTGCGGTCACAATATATGGAGTTCGCTTATGGCAGCAACGGCGAGCCAACTACTCTCTCCAGAGAGCCGAACGCTCCAGCCTATCTGTTTATTATCACGGGGCCTGGATTGAAGGAAGAGGGGGAGGCTTATCTATACTTTCCGAACCAGATTGATAAGCTTCAATTCAATCAGGATGCCCTGAACCGTTCGATTGCCGATCGATTTGAGATTAAGGTGAATGGAATGGAGAATGTGAAGCTATCTGGCGCCATCACCTATCTGAACATTCGCAAGGATTCAGCGGTCCCGTATATATGGATCGGGGCGGCAATCTCCATGATTGGCCTTATTATGGGCTTTTACTGGCACCATCGCAGAATATGGCTGCGCTTTGACCAGGGGACGTTATCGCTGGGAGCGCACACCAACAAAAACTTTTATGGCATGCGCAGCGAAGTCGCCTGGGTGCTCGGCAAAGCGGGCATCGAGGTGGAGCCCAAATCGCTCGATAACGGGGGGAACAAAACGTGA
- a CDS encoding pseudouridine synthase, with protein MERLQKILAQAGVASRRKCEELILSGAVQVNGETVTELGTKADPAEDVISVNGKIVRGENKLYLMFNKPKGVITSAKDPEGRKIVADFLKGIKERVYPVGRLDYDTEGLLLLTNDGQFANMLTHPKHHVPKTYLATVKGVPHGQELDKLAKGIQLEDGMTAPAEVEYQDVDPDNKFATITITIHEGRNRQVRRMFEAIGHPVIRLKRIRFGELGLHNLQRGKFRQLTPKEVKDLLDIASKSHNIHKK; from the coding sequence TTGGAACGTTTACAAAAAATTTTGGCACAAGCCGGTGTCGCATCGCGGCGCAAATGTGAGGAATTAATTTTATCGGGGGCAGTGCAGGTTAACGGAGAGACCGTTACAGAGCTGGGGACCAAGGCTGATCCGGCAGAGGATGTCATCAGCGTCAACGGCAAAATTGTACGGGGGGAGAACAAGCTGTACCTGATGTTCAACAAGCCCAAGGGCGTCATTACGAGCGCGAAGGACCCTGAGGGACGCAAGATAGTTGCTGATTTTCTTAAAGGAATCAAGGAGCGAGTCTATCCGGTCGGACGGCTGGATTATGATACAGAGGGGCTGCTGCTGCTGACCAATGATGGACAGTTTGCCAATATGCTGACCCACCCCAAGCATCATGTTCCCAAGACGTATCTGGCTACCGTCAAGGGGGTGCCGCATGGTCAGGAGCTGGACAAGCTTGCCAAGGGGATTCAGCTTGAGGATGGCATGACCGCACCCGCAGAGGTCGAGTACCAGGATGTGGACCCGGACAATAAGTTTGCGACCATTACGATTACGATTCATGAGGGGCGCAACCGCCAAGTAAGACGCATGTTCGAGGCGATCGGTCATCCGGTCATCCGGCTGAAGCGGATTCGCTTTGGTGAACTAGGTCTGCACAATCTGCAGCGTGGCAAGTTCCGCCAACTGACGCCCAAGGAAGTGAAGGATCTGCTGGATATCGCCTCCAAGTCACATAATATTCATAAAAAATGA
- the ccsA gene encoding cytochrome c biogenesis protein CcsA has product MNFWLELSSDSFIAAFFLYCFGFIFYMIAIGGKKWSNRDPKAHVKRWGKIAYIVSLLGLAAHLLFFFARWYGSGQIPTSNMYEFMTFLGMAIMIAFVIINAIYRTPLLGMFALPLTVIIVAYASVFPQEVQPLIPSLNSIWLKVHVTTAALGEAFFAVGFAAGLMYLLRVVDFKQQTKEAKRAQRWVEFTLYVLVVIVGFIVIVFAFRGADYHAEFMQEQVKIDSRGQESTTTETVEYTLPPIFKPYNSVTTSMDSFLGLQEPLLETPSWMNGVNAGRKFNTVIWSIIAGSILYGLLRLLLRKRLGAVIHPYMEGIDPEDLDEISYRAIAIGFPVFTLGALIFAMIWANIAWSRFWGWDPKEVWALITWLYYSAYLHLRLSRGWQGQRSAWLAVIGFVIVMFTLIGVNLVIAGLHSYAGV; this is encoded by the coding sequence GTGAATTTTTGGCTGGAACTTAGCAGTGATTCCTTTATCGCTGCCTTCTTCTTATATTGCTTCGGCTTCATCTTCTATATGATCGCCATTGGCGGGAAGAAGTGGAGCAACCGCGATCCCAAGGCCCACGTCAAGCGCTGGGGCAAGATCGCTTACATCGTGTCGCTGCTCGGTCTGGCGGCGCATCTGTTGTTTTTCTTTGCCAGGTGGTATGGAAGCGGGCAGATTCCGACGAGCAACATGTATGAATTCATGACCTTCCTTGGGATGGCGATCATGATTGCATTTGTCATCATCAATGCGATCTATCGCACGCCGCTGTTGGGCATGTTCGCTCTGCCGCTTACGGTTATTATCGTAGCGTATGCGTCGGTATTCCCGCAGGAGGTGCAGCCGCTCATCCCGTCATTGAATTCGATCTGGCTGAAGGTGCATGTCACAACGGCCGCGCTCGGGGAGGCCTTCTTCGCTGTCGGGTTCGCTGCGGGGCTTATGTATCTGCTGCGTGTGGTGGACTTCAAGCAACAGACGAAGGAAGCCAAGCGTGCGCAGCGCTGGGTAGAGTTTACGCTGTATGTGCTCGTTGTTATCGTCGGCTTCATCGTTATTGTGTTCGCGTTCCGGGGCGCCGATTACCATGCAGAGTTTATGCAGGAGCAGGTGAAGATAGACAGCCGCGGTCAAGAATCGACGACAACGGAAACGGTCGAGTACACACTGCCGCCGATATTTAAGCCGTATAACAGTGTTACCACGAGCATGGACAGCTTCCTAGGCTTGCAAGAGCCACTGCTTGAGACGCCATCTTGGATGAATGGGGTTAATGCTGGACGCAAATTCAATACGGTGATTTGGTCCATCATCGCTGGCTCTATATTGTATGGTCTGCTGCGGCTGCTGCTCCGCAAGCGTCTGGGGGCTGTTATTCACCCGTATATGGAAGGAATTGACCCTGAGGATCTGGATGAGATCAGCTATCGGGCGATTGCGATCGGCTTTCCGGTATTTACGCTCGGTGCGTTGATCTTCGCGATGATCTGGGCCAATATTGCCTGGTCGAGATTTTGGGGATGGGATCCCAAAGAGGTGTGGGCACTAATCACATGGCTGTACTACAGCGCATACCTCCACCTGCGTCTATCGCGCGGCTGGCAGGGACAACGCTCCGCATGGCTAGCTGTGATCGGCTTTGTCATTGTCATGTTTACGTTAATTGGGGTCAATCTGGTCATTGCCGGCTTGCATTCCTATGCCGGAGTATAA